The following proteins are co-located in the Noviherbaspirillum sp. UKPF54 genome:
- a CDS encoding D-amino acid dehydrogenase, which produces MKIIVLGGGVIGTTSAYYLAQAGHDVTVLDRQPGTGLETSYANAGEVSPGYSAPWAAPGIPLKAMKWMMMRHSPLVIRPGIDPAMWRWLFQMLSNCTAARYEVNKGRMVRLAEYSRDCLMALRAATGISYDERMQGTLQLFRTQKQLDGAASDIAVLQQYNVPYELLDPEGCIRVEPALAHVRGKFVGALRLPGDETGDCFKFTQQLAARAEQAGVKFKYGTAIQRLVSIGNKIRAVQTGQGELKADAFVLALGSYSPLMLRELGMRIPVYPVKGYSITVPIADTSGAPESTVMDETYKVAITRLGDRIRVGGTAEIAGYDLTLRAARRATLEHSVTDLFPRGGDVAKAEFWTGLRPMTPDGTPVVGPTPYGNLFLNTGHGTLGWTMACGSGRLLADLMSGKRAEIDTEGLFMDRYDRTSGPVRVPQAARA; this is translated from the coding sequence ATGAAAATTATCGTATTGGGCGGCGGTGTGATCGGTACCACGTCGGCGTATTACCTGGCCCAGGCTGGGCATGATGTGACGGTGCTGGATCGCCAGCCTGGCACCGGGCTGGAAACGAGCTATGCCAACGCCGGCGAGGTATCTCCCGGATATTCCGCGCCGTGGGCTGCGCCCGGCATTCCCTTGAAGGCCATGAAGTGGATGATGATGCGCCATAGCCCGCTGGTCATTCGGCCCGGCATCGATCCCGCAATGTGGCGCTGGCTGTTCCAGATGCTGTCAAATTGCACTGCGGCGCGCTACGAGGTCAACAAGGGACGCATGGTGCGCCTGGCCGAATACAGCCGCGACTGCCTGATGGCGCTGCGCGCGGCGACCGGGATCAGCTACGATGAACGAATGCAGGGCACTTTGCAACTGTTCCGTACGCAAAAGCAGCTCGACGGCGCCGCTAGTGATATCGCCGTGCTCCAGCAATATAACGTGCCGTACGAACTGCTCGATCCCGAGGGCTGCATCCGGGTCGAGCCCGCGCTGGCCCATGTCCGTGGAAAATTCGTCGGGGCGTTGCGCTTGCCGGGCGACGAAACCGGCGACTGCTTCAAGTTCACGCAGCAGCTTGCGGCACGGGCCGAGCAGGCGGGCGTGAAGTTCAAATACGGCACCGCAATCCAGCGCCTGGTTTCCATCGGCAATAAGATTCGCGCCGTGCAGACCGGCCAGGGAGAATTGAAGGCGGATGCCTTTGTGCTGGCGCTCGGCAGTTATTCGCCGCTGATGTTGCGCGAGCTAGGCATGCGCATCCCGGTATATCCGGTCAAGGGCTATTCCATCACCGTGCCGATTGCCGACACGAGCGGCGCACCGGAATCGACCGTGATGGATGAAACCTACAAGGTCGCCATCACGCGCCTCGGAGACCGGATCCGCGTCGGCGGCACCGCCGAGATTGCCGGCTATGACTTAACGCTGCGCGCAGCGCGCCGCGCGACCCTGGAGCATTCGGTGACGGATCTGTTCCCGCGTGGCGGTGACGTGGCGAAAGCGGAATTTTGGACCGGGCTGCGCCCGATGACGCCGGATGGCACGCCGGTCGTCGGACCTACCCCGTATGGCAATCTGTTCCTGAATACCGGCCATGGGACGCTGGGCTGGACCATGGCATGCGGTTCTGGTCGGCTGCTGGCCGATCTTATGAGCGGCAAGCGCGCCGAAATCGATACGGAAGGCTTGTTCATGGACCGCTACGACCGTACCAGTGGGCCGGTTCGCGTTCCGCAGGCAGCGCGCGCATAA
- a CDS encoding NUDIX domain-containing protein — protein sequence MSLPVRPPIDVAVGILMKPNGDVLLAQRPDGKPYAGYWEFPGGKVEPDESILDALKREFVEELGMIVVSAEPWCGVEYVYPHAHVRLHFYLSRDWQGEPQSLEGQAFAWQGSVGVEPLLPATIPLIEWLDKLRYAS from the coding sequence ATGTCACTTCCTGTTCGTCCCCCGATCGATGTCGCCGTTGGCATCCTGATGAAGCCCAATGGCGACGTGCTGCTGGCGCAGCGTCCGGACGGCAAGCCTTACGCCGGGTACTGGGAATTCCCTGGGGGGAAGGTCGAGCCCGATGAATCGATCCTCGATGCGCTCAAGCGCGAGTTCGTAGAAGAATTGGGAATGATCGTCGTCTCTGCTGAACCGTGGTGCGGCGTCGAATACGTGTATCCGCACGCCCATGTGCGGCTGCATTTCTATCTCAGCCGGGACTGGCAGGGCGAGCCGCAAAGCCTGGAAGGGCAGGCATTTGCCTGGCAGGGGAGCGTCGGCGTCGAGCCGCTCCTGCCGGCGACGATTCCGCTCATCGAGTGGCTGGATAAGCTGCGCTACGCAAGCTGA
- a CDS encoding ATP-binding protein yields MSQLEQFLERAEMLLARLEAVLPHPSPVLDWNVSPAFRWRKQSGKDSRGYLQPVAHMARIALSDLHNIDPQKQQIEQNTRQFVLGRPANNVLLTGARGTGKSSLIKACLNQFADQGLRLIEVDKDDLSDLPDIVDLVARRPERFVIFCDDLSFEEGEGGYKALKVTLDGSISAQSDNVLIYATSNRRHLMPERMSDNASYVHTEDGDLHPGETVEEKISLSERFGLWVSFYPFKQDDYLDIVAHWLRHFGCNDQQVDAARPDALRWALQRGSRSGRVAWQFARDYAGKIQ; encoded by the coding sequence ATGTCCCAGCTTGAACAGTTTCTCGAGCGTGCTGAAATGCTGTTGGCGCGCTTGGAGGCAGTGTTGCCGCATCCAAGCCCGGTGCTGGACTGGAATGTCAGTCCAGCATTTCGCTGGCGCAAGCAGAGTGGAAAAGACAGCCGCGGCTACCTGCAGCCGGTCGCGCATATGGCCCGCATTGCATTGTCCGACCTGCATAATATCGACCCGCAAAAACAACAGATCGAGCAAAATACCCGCCAGTTCGTGCTGGGGCGTCCGGCCAACAACGTCTTGCTGACCGGTGCGCGCGGCACTGGCAAGTCGTCGCTGATCAAGGCCTGCCTGAATCAGTTTGCGGACCAGGGCTTGCGCCTGATCGAAGTCGATAAGGACGATCTCTCCGACCTGCCGGACATCGTCGATTTGGTGGCGCGGCGGCCGGAGCGCTTCGTCATCTTTTGCGACGACCTCTCGTTTGAAGAAGGCGAGGGCGGCTACAAGGCGCTCAAGGTGACGCTGGACGGCAGCATCTCGGCGCAGTCGGACAATGTGCTGATTTACGCGACGTCCAATCGCCGCCATCTGATGCCCGAACGCATGTCCGACAATGCGAGCTATGTGCATACCGAGGACGGCGACCTGCATCCGGGTGAAACGGTCGAGGAAAAAATTTCCCTGTCCGAGCGCTTCGGCCTGTGGGTATCGTTTTATCCATTCAAACAGGACGATTACCTCGACATCGTCGCGCACTGGCTGCGCCACTTTGGATGCAACGATCAGCAGGTCGACGCGGCGCGGCCCGATGCCCTGCGCTGGGCGCTGCAGCGCGGCTCACGCTCGGGGCGGGTTGCCTGGCAGTTTGCCCGGGATTATGCGGGCAAGATCCAATAA
- the argJ gene encoding bifunctional glutamate N-acetyltransferase/amino-acid acetyltransferase ArgJ, translating into MAVNLPFPVAADLKPVAGIELGHAEAGVRKANRKDLLVMKLAPTATVAGVFTTNRFCAAPVQVCKAHLEGLRMAGAPIRALVINTGNANAGTGEAGLADANATCVALADLLACDPSQILPFSTGVILEPLPVDRIKAGLPQAIANLKTDNWYNAAESIMTTDTQPKAASRTVVINGVTVTLTGISKGAGMIKPNMATMLGFVATDAKVAQPVLEHMVKEVADKSFNCITIDGDTSTNDSFMLIATGTSQLEVGNIDSPEYAALFAAVKALSQELAQMIVRDGEGATKFITIAVEDGASVEECRKIAYAIGHSPLVKTAFYASDPNLGRILAAIGYAGVNDLDVSKLNLYLDDVWVAKNGGRNPDYKEEDGQRVMKQSEITIRVKLARGNASATVWTCDFSHEYVSINADYRS; encoded by the coding sequence ATGGCCGTCAATCTCCCTTTTCCTGTCGCCGCCGACCTGAAACCCGTCGCCGGCATCGAACTTGGTCATGCCGAAGCCGGCGTGCGCAAAGCCAACCGCAAGGATTTGCTGGTCATGAAGCTGGCGCCGACGGCCACCGTGGCGGGCGTGTTTACCACCAACCGTTTTTGCGCTGCACCCGTGCAGGTGTGCAAGGCGCACCTGGAAGGCTTGCGCATGGCAGGTGCGCCGATTCGCGCCCTCGTGATCAATACCGGCAATGCGAATGCGGGAACGGGAGAGGCTGGTCTGGCCGATGCCAATGCGACTTGCGTGGCACTGGCTGACCTGCTCGCGTGCGACCCTTCGCAGATTCTTCCTTTTTCCACAGGCGTGATCCTGGAGCCGCTGCCGGTCGATCGCATCAAGGCCGGCTTGCCGCAGGCGATCGCGAACCTGAAGACGGACAACTGGTACAACGCCGCCGAATCCATTATGACCACCGACACGCAGCCGAAGGCGGCGTCGCGCACCGTGGTCATCAATGGCGTCACCGTGACCCTGACAGGCATCAGCAAGGGGGCCGGTATGATCAAGCCGAACATGGCCACCATGCTCGGCTTCGTCGCCACCGATGCCAAGGTCGCGCAACCGGTGCTGGAACACATGGTCAAGGAGGTGGCGGACAAGTCGTTCAATTGCATCACGATCGACGGCGACACGTCGACCAACGATTCCTTCATGCTGATCGCCACCGGCACTTCGCAGCTTGAAGTCGGCAATATCGATTCGCCTGAATACGCTGCGCTGTTCGCGGCGGTCAAGGCACTGTCGCAGGAACTGGCACAGATGATCGTGCGCGACGGCGAAGGCGCGACCAAGTTCATCACCATTGCGGTGGAGGATGGCGCCAGCGTCGAGGAGTGCCGCAAGATCGCGTATGCGATTGGTCATTCGCCGCTGGTCAAGACCGCGTTCTACGCATCCGATCCGAATCTCGGCCGCATCCTCGCGGCGATCGGTTACGCGGGCGTGAATGACCTGGATGTGAGCAAGTTGAACCTGTACCTGGACGATGTCTGGGTGGCGAAGAATGGCGGCCGCAATCCGGACTACAAGGAAGAGGATGGCCAGCGCGTGATGAAGCAGAGCGAGATCACCATCCGCGTCAAGCTTGCGCGCGGCAATGCGAGTGCGACGGTCTGGACTTGCGATTTTTCGCACGAATACGTGAGTATCAACGCCGATTACCGTTCCTGA